The Leishmania panamensis strain MHOM/PA/94/PSC-1 chromosome 32 sequence genome window below encodes:
- a CDS encoding hypothetical protein (TriTrypDB/GeneDB-style sysID: LpmP.32.2610) produces MSSGRNSSDSNVDSGDEWAAPPKPLPGSSVASTSAADAAAAPAGGCRTMEVMDAVERDLAGACVSVLFQLPSGETYSARFFMGQSVEHMKALLEREKGLPYEKTTLYLGDRVLFDPLSLSDLPFDSRMENHVKVEMAT; encoded by the coding sequence ATGTCATCTGGTAGGAACTCTTCGGATTCTAACGTTGACTCAGGCGACGAGTGGGCGGCCCCGCCAAAGCCGCTCCCGGGAAGCAGCGTGGCTTCTACTTCTGCTGCGGacgcagcggccgcgccTGCTGGCGGTTGCCGCACCATGGAGGTGATGGATGCTGTCGAGCGCGACTTGGCCGGCGCCTGTGTCTCTGTATTGTTTCAACTCCCCAGTGGTGAGACGTATTCGGCGAGGTTTTTCATGGGTCAGAGCGTAGAGCACATGAAGGCGCTtctggagagggagaaaggccTGCCCTACGAGAAGACGACCCTGTACCTCGGGGACCGCGTGCTGTTTGACCCCCTGTCCTTGAGCGACCTCCCCTTCGACTCGAGGATGGAAAACCACGTCAAGGTTGAAATGGCCACCTGA